One region of Glycine max cultivar Williams 82 chromosome 9, Glycine_max_v4.0, whole genome shotgun sequence genomic DNA includes:
- the LOC100792976 gene encoding inactive protein RESTRICTED TEV MOVEMENT 2 has product MESNTAEATRNRMYEDFEPYCKWLTKDGQATLEINLKGFKKEQLKIQTYDWGILTIHGERLVDASNDKWSRFRKEIKISKGCNMNSIRAKFSHGVLFIAMPKEAVMEKHLIWGVETRKRISPTKVAIGVVFVVALGTYIARIVSSDAIRKLIKY; this is encoded by the exons ATGGAAAGCAATACTGCTGAAGCTACTCGTAATCGCATGTATGAGGATTTTGAGCCTTATTGCAAATGGCTTACAAAGGATGGACAAGCGACTCttgagattaatttgaagg GTTTCAAAAAGGAGCAACTTAAGATTCAAACCTACGACTGGGGGATCCTAACAATTCATGGAGAAAGGCTTGTGGATGCATCCAATGATAAATGGAGCCGTTTCcgtaaagaaattaaaatttcaaaaggaTGTAATATGAATTCAATCCGTGCAAAGTTTTCCCATGGGGTTCTTTTCATTGCAATGCCTAAAGAAGCAGTCATGGAGAAACATTTAATTTGGGGGGTAGAAACAAGAAAGAGAATATCACCCACTAAAGTTGCAATTGGAGTGGTCTTCGTGGTGGCACTTGGGACTTATATAGCTCGAATAGTAAGTAGTGATGCAATAAGAAAGTTGATTAAGTACTAG
- the LOC100791752 gene encoding protein BOLA1, chloroplastic, whose amino-acid sequence MSSRGASALLSRASRIRSKLQTALEATVLEVDDVSYQHAGHAAVKGSSDKETHFNVKIVSPKFEGQSLVKRHRLVYDLLAEELQSGLHALSIVAKTLHETNPNK is encoded by the coding sequence ATGAGTTCGAGAGGAGCCAGCGCGCTGCTATCTCGAGCCAGCAGGATTCGCTCGAAGCTTCAAACGGCGCTGGAAGCCACCGTTTTGGAGGTGGACGACGTGTCGTACCAGCACGCGGGCCACGCCGCCGTGAAGGGAAGTTCCGACAAAGAAACCCACTTCAACGTGAAGATCGTATCGCCCAAGTTCGAGGGCCAGAGCCTCGTCAAACGACACCGTCTCGTCTACGACCTCCTCGCCGAGGAGCTCCAGAGCGGCCTCCACGCCCTCTCTATCGTCGCCAAAACGCTCCACGAAACAAACCCTAATAAGTGA